Part of the Labilibaculum antarcticum genome, CTACTCTACAAATGGGAGAACGATTCTACTGTTTGGGAGGTGAGTCATACCTTAAAACCATTTTCAATTTTTATCTTAAAACAATATCTGGAATCATCACATTTGGATATTTTTGAGACCAAACAACTCCGTTTAGTCATTGAATTAATTGATACAAATACAGCCATAGGATTAATAGATCTTTTCGATTTTGATCCATTCCACCAAAGAGCAGGAGTTGGAATCTTAATAAATAGTGCCGAAAATAAAAATAAAGGATTTGCTTCCGAGGCTTTGGAGATTTTTTGCAATTATGCATTCAGTACTTTGCAAGTGCACCAGTTGTATTGTAACATTACTGCCAACAACGAAATTAGTCTTCGCCTTTTTACAAAACTAGGATTTGAAATTATTGGGAATAAAAAAGATTGGATTCGCTCCAAAAATGGATGGATAGATGAATACAGCCTGCAGAAAATTAATCCTGAAAGTTTTTAAGACTTGCATACAAAGGAATTTCAGGAATAAATTTAAAACTCTTTTTCTCATAATCCATTTGACAGCAATAATGTTGCAGGCCATTGGTAACAACTAAAAAAGGAACTCTTAGTTTCATATTGTAACGTGCAATTTGATTGAAAACATCCTGGGTTAGTTTCACCTTTACCGATTTACATTCAACAATCATAACAGCCTGTGCATTATTATTGTACAAAACAATATCACTTCGTTGAGGAAGAAGATTAACATCAACTTTCTTTTCAATTGCAATTAAAGATCCCGGATAACCTTTTTCATCAACCAAATATTGAATGAAATTTTGCCTGACCCACTCTTCCGGAGTCAATACCACATACTTCTTTCGAATACTGTCAAAAATTAGTTTTCTTTGCAGTTCCAATTTTATTTTAAAGGAATAAGTTGGTAAATTTAAGTTTTCCATGAAAATTGCTATAATAGTCTACAAAGGTAGAAGATTATTCCTGATATTTAATTCCTAAATCCACATGAAAACAAAAGAGGAAATTGTTAGAAACTGGTTAACAAGATATACTGGCAGAGAACTCTCTGATTTTAGCCCATATATACTTCTAACTAATTTTAGTTACTATGTTGAGCTTTTCGCGAAATGGCATAATGTTGAAATTATTGGAGAAGATAAAGCAATGCCAAATGCTTCTGCTGATAATATTACCATCATTAATTTTGGGATGGGAAGTCCGAATGCCGCAACCATTTTAGATTTACTAAGTGCAATCAAACCCAAAGGAGTGCTTTTTTTAGGCAAATGCGGAGGTTTAAAGCGCAAAAACAAACTCGGCGACCTGATATTACCCATAGCAGCAATTCGCAGCGAAGGAACCTCTAATGACTATCTTCCTCCGGAAGTTCCAGCATTGCCAGCCTTTAGCCTTCAAAGAGCCGTTTCTCAGGTAATTTCTGACAGAAATAGAGAATATTACACAGGAACAGTTTTCACTACCAATAAGCGGGTTTGGGAATACGACGAACGTTTCAAGAAATATTTATCCAAGACCAGAGCCATGGCCATAGATA contains:
- a CDS encoding GNAT family N-acetyltransferase, with translation MMLSQGKLNGTINTKMQILEGKNIRLRALEPTDLKLLYKWENDSTVWEVSHTLKPFSIFILKQYLESSHLDIFETKQLRLVIELIDTNTAIGLIDLFDFDPFHQRAGVGILINSAENKNKGFASEALEIFCNYAFSTLQVHQLYCNITANNEISLRLFTKLGFEIIGNKKDWIRSKNGWIDEYSLQKINPESF
- a CDS encoding type I restriction enzyme HsdR N-terminal domain-containing protein gives rise to the protein MENLNLPTYSFKIKLELQRKLIFDSIRKKYVVLTPEEWVRQNFIQYLVDEKGYPGSLIAIEKKVDVNLLPQRSDIVLYNNNAQAVMIVECKSVKVKLTQDVFNQIARYNMKLRVPFLVVTNGLQHYCCQMDYEKKSFKFIPEIPLYASLKNFQD
- a CDS encoding AMP nucleosidase; translation: MKTKEEIVRNWLTRYTGRELSDFSPYILLTNFSYYVELFAKWHNVEIIGEDKAMPNASADNITIINFGMGSPNAATILDLLSAIKPKGVLFLGKCGGLKRKNKLGDLILPIAAIRSEGTSNDYLPPEVPALPAFSLQRAVSQVISDRNREYYTGTVFTTNKRVWEYDERFKKYLSKTRAMAIDMETATIFTVGFYNGISTGALLLVSDQPMISDGIKTDESDASVTLNFVEEHIKIGIESLKEIMHNKQSVKHLRF